From candidate division WOR-3 bacterium, a single genomic window includes:
- a CDS encoding nitrilase-related carbon-nitrogen hydrolase codes for MEVYLGFCQFEVCFGDKEKNFRKIDSLFRDIKNNKSLKIIVLPELFSTGYLFLDRKEISKLAEEKEGETYKFLKYLSQTYNSIVAGGFLEKEDGSYYNSALIVAPDGSYLLYRKIHLFKDEKDFFAKGNLKLDVFNYNNLKIGVLICFDYFFPEAARTLAIKGAEIICHPSNLILPYAPLITQVRALENRIFWILGNRIGIEKRGNKELKFLGKSQVISPKGEILIKAQNEETLKLVKVNINEAKDKKVTDKNDLFLDRRREFYEI; via the coding sequence ATGGAAGTATATCTTGGTTTTTGTCAGTTTGAAGTTTGTTTTGGGGATAAAGAAAAGAATTTTAGGAAAATCGATTCTCTTTTTAGGGATATAAAAAATAATAAATCTTTGAAAATAATTGTATTACCTGAACTTTTTTCTACCGGATATTTGTTTTTAGACAGAAAAGAGATTTCTAAATTGGCAGAAGAAAAAGAAGGCGAAACTTATAAGTTTTTAAAATATTTGTCGCAAACATATAATTCTATTGTCGCTGGTGGTTTTTTAGAAAAGGAGGATGGCAGTTATTATAATTCTGCCTTAATTGTCGCACCTGATGGAAGTTATCTTTTATATAGAAAAATCCATCTCTTTAAAGATGAAAAAGATTTTTTTGCGAAAGGAAATTTAAAATTGGATGTTTTTAATTATAACAATTTAAAAATTGGGGTTTTAATCTGTTTTGATTATTTTTTTCCAGAAGCAGCAAGGACATTAGCCATCAAAGGAGCAGAAATTATCTGTCATCCTTCTAATCTGATTTTACCTTATGCTCCCTTGATCACACAAGTGAGGGCATTAGAAAATCGTATATTTTGGATATTAGGAAATAGGATTGGAATAGAAAAAAGGGGGAATAAAGAATTGAAGTTTTTAGGCAAAAGTCAGGTTATCTCACCAAAAGGTGAAATTTTAATAAAAGCCCAAAATGAAGAAACCTTAAAATTAGTTAAGGTTAATATTAATGAGGCTAAAGATAAAAAAGTAACCGATAAAAATGATCTATTTCTTGATAGAAGAAGAGAGTTTTATGAGATTTAA